The Clostridium beijerinckii genomic sequence ATAAGTTAAGTAGGTTTTTCCTAAGTACAATATTACATTTTAGTTTAAAAATTACCCAAGTTTTCATACTAACACCTCTTTTTATCAGACTTGGTTTTTGTTATATGATTATTATAAACAAGAAAAGAAAATTTGTAAAAATATTTCATAATACAATTAATGACAATAATTTGCAGAAATGTTTAATAAAACGGTTAATAATTTGTTTTTCTAGTAGATTCATACCTGAATAGAACATAATTGTATATATTTTACAGACAAAGTGTTCGACAAACGATTACGAAGAAGAATAAATGGTGTCGAAAAAATTCGGGTTGATTATATTATTTTAAATGGTAAAATTATTGATATACGGATAGAAAGGATGAAAATATGATGGACATTGAAAAGGCTAAAATAGAAGAAGTTATAGAAAAAATCAATTCATTATATAAGACTAGTCAAGAAAGAGAATTAAGTAATGAGGAGAAGGATTTGCAAAGTAGATTAAGAAAAAGATATATAGATAATGTTAAGAAAAATTTTAGAGCGCAATTAGAAGGTATAGAACTTAACAATAAGAAAAAGGGATGATGATAATTGGGTGTTTTAGTTAAAAAGTTAATTGATGATTTAAACTTAGAAGTGCTTGTAGAAGGAAAAGAAGATGTTGAAATTTCAGTAAATGATATAAATAGACCGGGACTACAGCTTGCAGGCTTTTATAATTATTTTGCTCCAGAGAGAATCCAGGTTATAGGTAAAGCAGAATGGAGCTTCTTAGATTATATGCAAATTGAATTAAGGAAAAAAAGAGTTAAAAAATATTTTAGCTTTGACATAAATTGCTTAATCATAACTAGAGGATTGGAGCCACATCCAGAGTTTATAAAGGAAGCGAAAAAGCACAATATATGGTTTGTTAGAAGTAATTTAGTTACTACACAATTTATAAGCAAAACTACAATATATCTAGCTGATAAGCTTGCACCAGAAACAAGATTGCATGGAGTTTTGGTAGATGTATCTGGTATAGGAATATTGATTACTGGAGAGAGTGGAATAGGAAAGAGTGAAACTGCATTAGAGTTGATAAAAAGGGGACATAGACTTGTCACAGATGATGCAGTTGATATAAAGGACATAGATGGACAGCTAATAGGAAGATCACCTAAAATAACCGTTGGAATGTTAGAGGTCAGAGGCCTTGGCATAATTGATGTTACAACACTATATGGATTAAGTTCAGTAGTTCAAGAGAAAGAGATAAGGCTAGTTATGCATTTTGAACATTGGAAAGATGACAATGATTATGATAGGCTAGGAATAGATAATGAATATATGAATATACTAGGAATTAACGTGAAGAAATTAACGGTTCCTATTAGACCAGGTAGAAATATCGCGGTTATTATAGAAGCAGCAGCAGTAAATTATAGACACGCATTAATGTCTAAAATTACACCAGTTGATGTAATAGAAAATAGAATGAATGAGCTTAATGATTAATATAGTATGTAACTATTTTTACATAACTCAAGTCTAAGTAAATGATTTGAAATGCTTAGAATATGAGATATATATTTATCATCAAAAGGAGGATTGACTATGGAAAATGAAAAAAAAGATTTAAGCAAAAATGCATGGAATAAATATGATGAGAAAGAAGTTCAAAGCATATTCGAGTTTTGTGAAGGATATAAGAATTTTATGTCTAAATGTAAAACTGAAAGAGAATGTGTTAAGGAAGTACTTAGATTAGCTAAAGCTGAAGGCTATGAAGATATAGAGGAAATTATAAAAAATAATAAACAATTAAAACCAGGCGACAAGGTTTTTGCAAATAACAAAGGAAAAGCTGTTGCGTTGTTTATTGTAGGAAGTGAATCTATAGAAAAGGGGCTAAAGATATTAGGAGCTCACATTGATTCACCAAGATTAGATTTAAAGCAAAATCCACTTTATGAAGATAGTGAGTTAGCATTACTTGATACGCATTATTACGGTGGAATTAAAAAATACCAATGGGTTACATTGCCACTAGCATTACACGGAGTAGTAGCAAAGAAAGATGGTACTGTAATAGATATTTGCATAGGTGAAGATGATAATGATCCTGTTGTTGGAGTATCTGATCTTTTAATTCACTTAGCAGGAGATCAAATGGGCAAAAAAGCTGACAAAGTAGTAGAAGGTGAAGATCTTAATGTATTAGTTGGAAGTATGCCTTTAAAGGGAAGCAAAAAAGATGCTGTTAAGGGAAATATATTAAAGTTATTAAAAGAAAAATATGATTTTGAAGAAGAAGACTTTTTATCTGCTGAAATTGAGATTGTACCAGCTGGAAAGGCTAGAGATTATGGTTTAGATAGAAGTATGGTTATGGCTTATGGGCATGATGATAGAGTATGTTCATATACTTCACTAATGGCTATGTTTGAAATAAAAGAGCCTGATAAAACTTGCTGCTGTCTATTGGTTGACAAAGAAGAAGTAGGTAGTATCGGAGCAACTGGAATGCACTCAAGATTTTTTGAAAATATAGTTGCAGAAATCATTGATAGAATTGAGGGATATTCTGATCTTAAATTAAGAAGATGTCTTACTAATTCAAAGATGCTATCATCCGATGTTAGTGCAGCTTTTGACCCTAATTACCCATCAGTAATGGAAAAGAAGAATTCTGCATTCTTTGGAAAAGGAATGGTATTTAACAAATATACTGGAGCTAGAGGAAAATCAGGTTCTAATGATGCTAGTGCTGAGTATATGGCAGAGCTTAGAAATATAATGGAAAAGCATAATGTTTCAATTCAAACTGCAGAGCTTGGAAAAGTTGATGCTGGTGGCGGTGGAACAATTGCATATATATTAGCTCAATACAATATGGAAGTAATAGATTGTGGAGTTGCACTTCACAATATGCATGCACCTTGGGAAGTTGCAAGTAAAGTTGATATATTTGAAACAGTGAATGGATATAAAGCTTTTTTAATAGAGGCTTAATCTCAATAAATTAAGAAAAAAGATATTATCAAGTCTAAGGACTGATAATATCTTTTTTTATTGACAGTTAATTTAATCACCTAATATTATAATAGTGGTGGATCTAAAGCGGATAGAAATTTCGATAGATAGTTACTAGGAAATTGCATACAGCCAATGTCCCCATGACGATCATCTGATTCTAAATCACCGTGAAAATCGGAACCACAAGAAACTAACAAATTGTGTTCATCTGCTAAAGAGAGGAATCTGGAAGTTTCATCTTGTGTATTTTGAAAATAAATTGATTCAATTCCATCAAAATTCATTAGCAATAATTCATCAATATTAGAATCATTTATTAATTTAGGGTGAGCTAAAAATACAAGAGCATTATATCTTTTTAGTAATTTCAATCCGTCGCTAGTAGAAAGTTTTAAGGTTGGGACATATGCTTTACAACCTTTCCCAATAAATTTATTGAAAACTTCCTCTAGGTTATAAGGATATCCGCAATTGACTATTTCTCTAGCAATATGAGGCCTTGCAATAGTATCATTAGCTTCTTTTAGAATTTTTTCAAAACTAACTTCTATGTTAAATTCATCTTTAAGCTTATCAACCATAAGTTTAGCTCTCATTATCCTATGATCCTTAATATTAGTTAGTTCTCTAATAAGATCATCATTTTTAAAGTTATTATCTCTAAAGAATCCCAAAAGATGTACACTTTCATTATTGTGTTGAGTTGATAATTCAATTCCAGGAATTAGCGTGATATCATATTTTAAGCTTTCTTCAATAGCTTTATCTAAACCACTTAAGGTATCGTGATCAGTTATAGCTAAGTACTTAACATTGTTATCATGGGCCCTTTTAACCACTTCCTTAGGGGATAATGTTCCATCTGAAGAAGATGTATGAACGTGAAAGTCCACTTTAAGCATATAATTTAACCTCCAATTTAATTTAAGGTTTATAGTAATAAAATTATCTAATTTATTGTAGATTAACTTGGAATAATATAAAAATATGTTATGCAAATTTTAATAATATAATCATATCATAAGATACTTATACAAGTATACTAAAATAAAACTTAGTGGCGGATATTTATAACATAAGTTAATATTCACATTTTCCAACTTATGTGTATATAAATTAAAACAATTGTGCCATGATCTTTTTATAAAAATATCTATTTTGATAAAGGTTTATTAGCTATATGATTACAAAAATCGAATGGATTGTATCTTAGCGGTAAATCTTTAATTGATATAATATCTTCCTTATAATTCCCATCCCAAGGTGAAACTGATATAGTTGAATCATTAAAAATCCTAAATAGATACTGGCTATTATCTTCAAAAAGTATTTTTATTCTGAAAGGTTCTTTTGCATCAACTGATTCGTCAGAATAATTAACAGTTGTTAGAGCTGAAACAAAATCTTCAATTATTGAATTTTCTTCACTTGGAACTTCTATTTCCTTATATAGATTAGTATCAAATACATAAAGCGTGAAGTTTTGATTATTTAAAATTTTAGCTTTAATTTCATCAATATAATAATGATTACTTGGTTTTACTGAAAAGTTTATGTATTTAGGACTTTGAAGAGCACAGCTGCTCAAGGTGAAACAGAGAAATAAAATTGTGAAAGCAAAAGTTAATTTTTTCAAAAGTATACCTCCTAGAAATACGTTATATACTATTAAATTTATTCTTTTAGTTATTTTTTAGAACTTTTCAGTTAGCCAATAAGTGATAATTACGAAGATTCTATAATATGAATAAAAAGTAGTGATAATTTGGGAGATTAGTTTATGTATATAATAGGAACGGTAGGCCCTAATGTAAAAGATAGAGCAGTACTTAAAGGGATAATAGAGAGTGGAGTAAATGCTTTACGATTTAACTTTATACACGGAAGCGCAGAAGAATTTTTAGAATTTTTAAAAATGGCTAAAGATATAAAGAGTGATATCCAAGTAATGCTAGATCTTTCAGGAACTAAGGTAAGAGTATCTGGTAAATTCCAATATATTTTCAAAGTTTATAATGGAGAAGTAATTTATTTTTGTGGAGAAGACAAATATAGTGAAGTAGTAAAAAATAGTAAAAATAAAATTAAAGTTATCCCATTAAATATAAAAAACAAAATTTTGAATGAAAAAGATTATAAACAAATAGGAATAAAGGACAATACGATGACTTTCGATATCATAGATAAAGTTGATGGATTAATAAAGGCAACTACAATTCGGGGAGGAGTTATTAGAAAATGGAAGGGTTGCAATATAAAGAATCTTGAAAGAAAAGAGTTGCCACTAAATGAAAATGATAAGGACGCAATAGTTTGGGGAGTTAACAATAAAGTAGATATAATATGCCAATCGTTCGTTGAGGAAAAGAAAGATATTGATGATGTTAAATTATTTCTAAATAACAGAAAATCAAATCAATTTAAGCCTAAAATTTGGGCTAAAATAGAAACATTAAATGGAGTTAATAATATAAAAAGCATTTTAGGTGAAGCAGATGGAATTGTTATAGGCAGAGGTGATTTGATTCCAGAAACATCTATAGAAGATACTCCTATTTATGAAGAAAGAATAATAAAAGAAGTTCTAGGAGATAAAGATAAGGAGATAATTATAGCTACGCATATCCTTAATAGCATGAAAAATGGAAAAATGCCATCGATTTCAGAGGTAGAGAGCATATATAATTTCATAAAAATCGGAGCTACTGGATTTCTTTTGGCAGGGGAAACGTCAATAGGAAAAGCACCTATAAGAACAGTAGAATTTCTAAATAATTTGATTATAAAATATAGAAATATATGAGCAGTAATAAAAAAGTCCAAGCGATTATGAAATAGCGGAAATCAATTAATCATGAAAGTAATTGAAATGATATTAGTTAGACTGAGTATATTAAAAAGTATATATAAATATGTATTAAGAGTATAAGAAATAAATATGATTTATTTCTTATACTCTTAATTTGTCTATATGTTATTATGTATTCGCTTCAAATAGAAACTTATGATAATAGTCAATGCGTAATCATAAACTAAAAGTACAATTTGCCCAGCAATCCATATCATATATAAAGGATAATCAATGTTAAAATCGACTAAAAGATTAGTAAAAATAAAATAAATTACTAGAAGTGATGCATTAAAAGCGATTAATTTAAAAAATAATTCCAGTGGAATATTTCTAAGTTTTTCTGAAAAATATTTTACTATTCCATAAATCCCAAAGAATGATATATAATAGACGGCAATATTGGTTGGAATCAAAAATAAACTAAGAATACTTGAGGCTACATAAACTAATATAGTATTTTTTATTGAAGTTCTTATTATTGAGATAGGAATTAAGCAAGAAGCTATTGTCAATATTGTTAAAGTGCTTACTGGAAGTATAGAAGCAGCATAAAGTACAATTAATGTTAATGCTATAGTTATTCCGTTTTCAGCTATATATTTTGCCTTCATAAGATATTCACCTCACTAAATAAATGCAACTTATATATATGTTCTAAAAAGTTTAATTCATAGAAGTTTACTTTAAAGTATAAGTTAATGTAGTGGCAGTCAGCCAGTTTTTTAAAGAATGAATTATAATATTTAGAACATATATATTATAAAATAAAAGAGTTAATCATATTTATATTAGCAGCAGCCAATTAAATCTCCGCCAGCACATTCGCATAAGGAATCAAGACACCAAAGATTTATACAACAATTACACATGTCAGCATTACTAGTATTTGTAGTTCTATAGTAAGGATTAGAGTAATTATTACCTCTTTGCCTTAATGAGTTCAAGCCCTGCCTATATTCAAAATTATTTGGATCCATATTAACAGCTGTAGTCATATGATCAAGTGCTGAATCAAACCACCCTTTGTTAAGCATTATTGCACCATATAAATAATGCCATTCAGCAGATTTGTTATTTATAGAATTTAAACGACTTTCAGCTGCTGCATAATTTCCAGATTGAATAAGTCTTCTTATTTCTTGAAAATCATATGAGTTACTTGATGAATTGTTATAACTAGATGTACTATTGGAATTATAACTGTTACTTCCAGGATTTTTTGTTAATGCCTCATAAGCCTCATTAATTTCGATCATTTTCTCTTGTGCTAAATTTTTTAATGGATTATCACCATATTGGTCAGGATGGTATTGCTTAATAAGTTTTCTATAAGCACTTTTTATTTCATCTTGGCTTGCACCTGGCTTTACACCTAATATTTCATATGGATTCATTATAAATCTCTCCTTTTAGTCTCATTTGTATTTTCTGGATTTTTAACTATGTTCATATATTTATCCATTAAACCTAATTCAATTATATTATATAATATATCCTCATTTCTTTTTAGGTTTAATTTTTCTAAGTTTTCTTTACAACTATATCCACAATTTAAAATTGTAAATTCTATTTTAGGCTGTATGAATTCCATAAATTTATCGTATGTTAAAGAATTTTTGTTATACAAGAAATTTATTGGATTAAATTTTTTATTTTCCATATCAGATTTCAAATCATCTAAGGCATCTATTAGATAAATCCATTTTCCTATTGAATATCCTAATCTATATAAAGTATTCCTTAAATCCAATCCGTCATCGATTAATTTATAAGGATAGTCACGTAAAATTCCGCCAACTAAATCGCTAAAAGGATCACATATTTCATCTATAGAATTAAATGATTTACTATCTTCTAAAGTGGAAAGCTTATTTAAAGATTCCATTATGTTGTTATTAATTCTAATGATTGAACTAGGAAATTTTCTTTTATAAGGGGATAAAAGAAGTGATAAAAATTTACTTTTGTAATTTTTATCATCATGAGCATCATCTAACAGTTTATAATAAAACAGGGATATATTCATAGCAGAGGCATAAGATAACGCCTTGTTATTAGCTATTACAATTTTTTTTTCAGTAGGGTGAAGAGAACATCTGTGATGAGAAATTTCTAGCTCTTCTGGATTTAATGCATCTAATAGTAAACCTAAAAAAGTCATATCATAATTTAAAGACATCCTCGGTATATTACCAAATTCTTTTTTTATATGGCAACATAATCCACAATAATAGCATTTAAATCTAGCAAAATCTTTTACTTTCATTTCTGCTTTTAATGGAGTAACATATCCAAACAATAAAAAACACTCCTTATAAAATTCAATATAAATCAATTATACAGTAAATTTAAGCATATAAACAATAAAGTTCATATATACATAATAAAATTTTCAGATAATATTAACATTTGTATGACTGTATATTGGACATATTATGTATTTCTGTAAAATATGAATTTAATTTTAATTTGTAGGAATTTTTTATTATAGAATCC encodes the following:
- a CDS encoding DUF896 domain-containing protein; translated protein: MDIEKAKIEEVIEKINSLYKTSQERELSNEEKDLQSRLRKRYIDNVKKNFRAQLEGIELNNKKKG
- the hprK gene encoding HPr(Ser) kinase/phosphatase codes for the protein MGVLVKKLIDDLNLEVLVEGKEDVEISVNDINRPGLQLAGFYNYFAPERIQVIGKAEWSFLDYMQIELRKKRVKKYFSFDINCLIITRGLEPHPEFIKEAKKHNIWFVRSNLVTTQFISKTTIYLADKLAPETRLHGVLVDVSGIGILITGESGIGKSETALELIKRGHRLVTDDAVDIKDIDGQLIGRSPKITVGMLEVRGLGIIDVTTLYGLSSVVQEKEIRLVMHFEHWKDDNDYDRLGIDNEYMNILGINVKKLTVPIRPGRNIAVIIEAAAVNYRHALMSKITPVDVIENRMNELND
- a CDS encoding aminopeptidase, with the protein product MENEKKDLSKNAWNKYDEKEVQSIFEFCEGYKNFMSKCKTERECVKEVLRLAKAEGYEDIEEIIKNNKQLKPGDKVFANNKGKAVALFIVGSESIEKGLKILGAHIDSPRLDLKQNPLYEDSELALLDTHYYGGIKKYQWVTLPLALHGVVAKKDGTVIDICIGEDDNDPVVGVSDLLIHLAGDQMGKKADKVVEGEDLNVLVGSMPLKGSKKDAVKGNILKLLKEKYDFEEEDFLSAEIEIVPAGKARDYGLDRSMVMAYGHDDRVCSYTSLMAMFEIKEPDKTCCCLLVDKEEVGSIGATGMHSRFFENIVAEIIDRIEGYSDLKLRRCLTNSKMLSSDVSAAFDPNYPSVMEKKNSAFFGKGMVFNKYTGARGKSGSNDASAEYMAELRNIMEKHNVSIQTAELGKVDAGGGGTIAYILAQYNMEVIDCGVALHNMHAPWEVASKVDIFETVNGYKAFLIEA
- a CDS encoding PHP domain-containing protein, giving the protein MLKVDFHVHTSSSDGTLSPKEVVKRAHDNNVKYLAITDHDTLSGLDKAIEESLKYDITLIPGIELSTQHNNESVHLLGFFRDNNFKNDDLIRELTNIKDHRIMRAKLMVDKLKDEFNIEVSFEKILKEANDTIARPHIAREIVNCGYPYNLEEVFNKFIGKGCKAYVPTLKLSTSDGLKLLKRYNALVFLAHPKLINDSNIDELLLMNFDGIESIYFQNTQDETSRFLSLADEHNLLVSCGSDFHGDLESDDRHGDIGCMQFPSNYLSKFLSALDPPLL
- a CDS encoding DUF4883 family protein, with product MKKLTFAFTILFLCFTLSSCALQSPKYINFSVKPSNHYYIDEIKAKILNNQNFTLYVFDTNLYKEIEVPSEENSIIEDFVSALTTVNYSDESVDAKEPFRIKILFEDNSQYLFRIFNDSTISVSPWDGNYKEDIISIKDLPLRYNPFDFCNHIANKPLSK
- a CDS encoding pyruvate kinase; this encodes MYIIGTVGPNVKDRAVLKGIIESGVNALRFNFIHGSAEEFLEFLKMAKDIKSDIQVMLDLSGTKVRVSGKFQYIFKVYNGEVIYFCGEDKYSEVVKNSKNKIKVIPLNIKNKILNEKDYKQIGIKDNTMTFDIIDKVDGLIKATTIRGGVIRKWKGCNIKNLERKELPLNENDKDAIVWGVNNKVDIICQSFVEEKKDIDDVKLFLNNRKSNQFKPKIWAKIETLNGVNNIKSILGEADGIVIGRGDLIPETSIEDTPIYEERIIKEVLGDKDKEIIIATHILNSMKNGKMPSISEVESIYNFIKIGATGFLLAGETSIGKAPIRTVEFLNNLIIKYRNI
- a CDS encoding J domain-containing protein, coding for MNPYEILGVKPGASQDEIKSAYRKLIKQYHPDQYGDNPLKNLAQEKMIEINEAYEALTKNPGSNSYNSNSTSSYNNSSSNSYDFQEIRRLIQSGNYAAAESRLNSINNKSAEWHYLYGAIMLNKGWFDSALDHMTTAVNMDPNNFEYRQGLNSLRQRGNNYSNPYYRTTNTSNADMCNCCINLWCLDSLCECAGGDLIGCC
- a CDS encoding DUF5685 family protein codes for the protein MFGYVTPLKAEMKVKDFARFKCYYCGLCCHIKKEFGNIPRMSLNYDMTFLGLLLDALNPEELEISHHRCSLHPTEKKIVIANNKALSYASAMNISLFYYKLLDDAHDDKNYKSKFLSLLLSPYKRKFPSSIIRINNNIMESLNKLSTLEDSKSFNSIDEICDPFSDLVGGILRDYPYKLIDDGLDLRNTLYRLGYSIGKWIYLIDALDDLKSDMENKKFNPINFLYNKNSLTYDKFMEFIQPKIEFTILNCGYSCKENLEKLNLKRNEDILYNIIELGLMDKYMNIVKNPENTNETKRRDL